The following coding sequences are from one Eucalyptus grandis isolate ANBG69807.140 chromosome 11, ASM1654582v1, whole genome shotgun sequence window:
- the LOC104424259 gene encoding uncharacterized protein LOC104424259 isoform X2 codes for MRSPPPSSSRKEPKPTSGKREEEGEEEDEEETILVALIEHRTKEVDHLRHRVSYYTSQLHEAQKRLHDSKGKLALLRSKHSAAAAAAAAPSSSSSSVAVFTNNGTAANVKTERRSTSPIGTSSGSKPSSRSNAPPPPTPTPTPSILHQSPSARPVKEEKPRARPSPRDSEAIQDRGGTRRKLEHKEHRELIPLIRSASSPFTIRCQTSSQVPSQHKRKLRSLALCPAQELLFATSALDGVVNLWQIQANGHSASLLSTSDCASLRERRWPEDVAWHPQGNRLFCAYTADGGDSQVSILNLNRTKERVRVSFVEAKPHQKGIINGIRFMPWADNCFVTGGCDHAVVLWNEEEEGDDSKWKPKALHRNLHSSAVMGVAGMQQKQVVLSAGADKKIIGFDVQTGRPQFRHQIESKCMSVLPNPCDFNLFMVQTGTPGTQLRLFDVRLRQTELHAFGWKQESSETQSALINQAWSPDGFLITSGSADPIIHVFDIRYNGCRPSQSIKAHQKRVFTAVWHQYLPLLISISSDLNIGIHKITS; via the exons ATGCGTTCGCCGCCACCTTCGTCTTCGAGGAAGGAGCCCAAACCTACTTCTgggaagagggaggaggagggggaggaggaggacgaggaagaGACCATATTAGTGGCTTTGATCGAGCATCGCACCAAGGAAGTCGATCACCTCCGTCATCGCGTCTCTTATTACACCTCCCAG CTCCACGAGGCACAGAAGAGGCTCCATGATTCCAAAGGTAAATTAGCTCTGCTCCGAAGCAAAcactcggcggcggcggcggcggcggcggcgccttcttcttcttcttcttctgtggCCGTTTTCACTAATAATGGGACGGCTGCAAACGTTAAGACGGAGCGCCGATCCACCAGTCCTATCGGCACAA GCTCTGGATCAAAGCCATCGTCTCGCTCCAATGCCCCTCCTCctccgactccgactccgactccgTCCATCCTCCATCAATCCCCGAGCGCCAGGCCCGTTAAGGAGGAGAAACCTCGCGCACGTCCTTCTCCCCGTGATTCCGAGGCCATTCAAGATAGGGGCGGCACCAGAAGGAAGCTTG aACATAAAGAACACAGAGAACTCATCCCGTTGATACGCAGCGCGTCCTCTCCATTCACCATTCGGTGCCAAACGAGCAGTCAGGTTCCCAGTCAACACAAGAGAAAGCTAAGGAGTCTCGCCTTGTGTCCTGCACAGGAGCTGCTTTTTGCAACCAG TGCTTTGGATGGAGTTGTCAACTTGTGGCAAATTCAGGCTAACGG ACATTCTGCCTCTCTGCTCAGTACTTCTGATTGTGCTTCACTACGGGAGAGAAGATGGCCTGAAGATGTAGCTTGGCATCCTCAGGGAAACAGACTGTTTTGTGCATACACTGCTGATGGTGGGGACTCTCAAGTCTCAATCCTAAATCTCAATAGAACAAAAGAG AGAGTTCGCGTATCTTTCGTGGAAGCTAAGCCACACCAGAAGGGAATTATCAATGGCATTCGCTTTATGCCTTGGGCAGATAATTGCTTTGTCACTGGTGGCTGTGATCATGCTGTCGTACTGTggaatgaggaggaggagggcgacgATAGCAAGTGGAAACCAAAGGCTTTGCACAGGAATCTGCATTCCTCTGCTGTAATGGGGGTTGCTGGAATGCAGCAAAAGCAGGTTGTACTGTCAGCTGGGGCTGACAAGAAAATTATCGGGTTTGATGTGCAAACTGGGAGGCCGCAATTTAGGCATCAAATAGAAAGCAAGTGCATGAGCGTACTGCCAAACCCATGCGACTTTAATTTGTTCATGGTTCAAACTGG GACTCCCGGGACGCAGCTGCGGCTGTTTGACGTGAGATTGAGGCAGACTGAGCTGCATGCATTTGGATGGAAGCAAGAGAGTAGCGAAACACAATCTGCTTTAATAAATCAAGCTTGGTCTCCCGATGGCTTTCTCATAACATCTGGCTCGGCTGATCCCATCATACATGTCTTTGATATCAGGTACAATGGATGCAGGCCTTCGCAGTCTATTAAAGCTCACCAAAAACGTGTCTTTACAGCCGTCTGGCACCAATATCTTCCTCTTCTCATATCCATCTCTTCTGACTTGAATATTGGTATCCATAAGATCACCTCATGA
- the LOC104424259 gene encoding uncharacterized protein LOC104424259 isoform X1, whose amino-acid sequence MRSPPPSSSRKEPKPTSGKREEEGEEEDEEETILVALIEHRTKEVDHLRHRVSYYTSQLHEAQKRLHDSKGKLALLRSKHSAAAAAAAAPSSSSSSVAVFTNNGTAANVKTERRSTSPIGTSEDLLLHSLPPKPKLYIPAPIPHQDSQRASSSSSSFFSGSGSKPSSRSNAPPPPTPTPTPSILHQSPSARPVKEEKPRARPSPRDSEAIQDRGGTRRKLEHKEHRELIPLIRSASSPFTIRCQTSSQVPSQHKRKLRSLALCPAQELLFATSALDGVVNLWQIQANGHSASLLSTSDCASLRERRWPEDVAWHPQGNRLFCAYTADGGDSQVSILNLNRTKERVRVSFVEAKPHQKGIINGIRFMPWADNCFVTGGCDHAVVLWNEEEEGDDSKWKPKALHRNLHSSAVMGVAGMQQKQVVLSAGADKKIIGFDVQTGRPQFRHQIESKCMSVLPNPCDFNLFMVQTGTPGTQLRLFDVRLRQTELHAFGWKQESSETQSALINQAWSPDGFLITSGSADPIIHVFDIRYNGCRPSQSIKAHQKRVFTAVWHQYLPLLISISSDLNIGIHKITS is encoded by the exons ATGCGTTCGCCGCCACCTTCGTCTTCGAGGAAGGAGCCCAAACCTACTTCTgggaagagggaggaggagggggaggaggaggacgaggaagaGACCATATTAGTGGCTTTGATCGAGCATCGCACCAAGGAAGTCGATCACCTCCGTCATCGCGTCTCTTATTACACCTCCCAG CTCCACGAGGCACAGAAGAGGCTCCATGATTCCAAAGGTAAATTAGCTCTGCTCCGAAGCAAAcactcggcggcggcggcggcggcggcggcgccttcttcttcttcttcttctgtggCCGTTTTCACTAATAATGGGACGGCTGCAAACGTTAAGACGGAGCGCCGATCCACCAGTCCTATCGGCACAAGTGAGGACCTTCTCTTGCATTCCCTCCCCCCAAAACCAAAGCTCTACATTCCTGCCCCCATTCCCCACCAGGACTCTCAGCgcgcttcctcctcctcctcctccttcttttcaGGCTCTGGATCAAAGCCATCGTCTCGCTCCAATGCCCCTCCTCctccgactccgactccgactccgTCCATCCTCCATCAATCCCCGAGCGCCAGGCCCGTTAAGGAGGAGAAACCTCGCGCACGTCCTTCTCCCCGTGATTCCGAGGCCATTCAAGATAGGGGCGGCACCAGAAGGAAGCTTG aACATAAAGAACACAGAGAACTCATCCCGTTGATACGCAGCGCGTCCTCTCCATTCACCATTCGGTGCCAAACGAGCAGTCAGGTTCCCAGTCAACACAAGAGAAAGCTAAGGAGTCTCGCCTTGTGTCCTGCACAGGAGCTGCTTTTTGCAACCAG TGCTTTGGATGGAGTTGTCAACTTGTGGCAAATTCAGGCTAACGG ACATTCTGCCTCTCTGCTCAGTACTTCTGATTGTGCTTCACTACGGGAGAGAAGATGGCCTGAAGATGTAGCTTGGCATCCTCAGGGAAACAGACTGTTTTGTGCATACACTGCTGATGGTGGGGACTCTCAAGTCTCAATCCTAAATCTCAATAGAACAAAAGAG AGAGTTCGCGTATCTTTCGTGGAAGCTAAGCCACACCAGAAGGGAATTATCAATGGCATTCGCTTTATGCCTTGGGCAGATAATTGCTTTGTCACTGGTGGCTGTGATCATGCTGTCGTACTGTggaatgaggaggaggagggcgacgATAGCAAGTGGAAACCAAAGGCTTTGCACAGGAATCTGCATTCCTCTGCTGTAATGGGGGTTGCTGGAATGCAGCAAAAGCAGGTTGTACTGTCAGCTGGGGCTGACAAGAAAATTATCGGGTTTGATGTGCAAACTGGGAGGCCGCAATTTAGGCATCAAATAGAAAGCAAGTGCATGAGCGTACTGCCAAACCCATGCGACTTTAATTTGTTCATGGTTCAAACTGG GACTCCCGGGACGCAGCTGCGGCTGTTTGACGTGAGATTGAGGCAGACTGAGCTGCATGCATTTGGATGGAAGCAAGAGAGTAGCGAAACACAATCTGCTTTAATAAATCAAGCTTGGTCTCCCGATGGCTTTCTCATAACATCTGGCTCGGCTGATCCCATCATACATGTCTTTGATATCAGGTACAATGGATGCAGGCCTTCGCAGTCTATTAAAGCTCACCAAAAACGTGTCTTTACAGCCGTCTGGCACCAATATCTTCCTCTTCTCATATCCATCTCTTCTGACTTGAATATTGGTATCCATAAGATCACCTCATGA